attcaattgtttggcTTTGATTGTAGTCGATTTCAAGATCAGACGGTAATAAAttagaatttattatttttttatacattaaatagtaaaatattaataagatatTTTCTATGGTTACTTTGATTTTAATTCACTTTGTTTACACTTACACTTGTACATTTTACCATTAGATTATCTGATGGGAGTCGTTGATTCAAGAATTTAACCTGTCATGAACAGCAGTAGCAAACTAGAAATATAGGGACACAGGACCATCAAATGGAGGCAAGAACATAGGAAATCAAGAACTTGAAAAATACCAGCAAAGTCATAGTTACAATTGCATGAAAGTTGTCCTTCAATTACACAAAAACATATTCAAGTTTCACTAAGGAAATCTAGATCCTAGCTAGAACCATCTTGGAGATGTTGCCCAAGATTCAATTGTTGCTTCCATGGTTTTTAAATTCTGAGTACCGAATGACATCTGCTTCAACAGCCATGGAAGCAACAAATTTATCTAGGCCAACAGGTCCCTTGAAAACATCCATCATCAAGCAAGCATAACATCAATACACTTCACAACAAGTAGATAGAGACCAGAGCACAAAAACCATTTGAGCCATTTCTACCACACACAACTAAACCAGTCTTTAACAACCCCAAAAAGACTCATATTTTGAGCTTGGTAGACTTCCATGCACTACACGAACCAGAAACAGGAGAAGCCGATAAAGCAATGAAACCGACTCTGCGCTGCTGATGAAAATGCTGGTAAAACCAGACAGCTTCAATCAGAAACTGGGACGGCACAAAAAGTGGTAAGCCATGTCATTCCTGGGAGGCTTTGCCCAATTATGTATCTTACTATCTTCATAATCGATCAATCCAACCTAGAATACTATCCTGAGAACTAAACTGCAGATCCTGAGAACTGAACTGCAGATCCTGCAGAACATATCAAAAGTTCAGATCATTAAATCGAGCATCAGTTGTAGTATAAAGTAAACATGCTGATGAATTGTGCTAAGAGATGAGACTTACAGCAAGCTGTAAATCTGGTGGAGTGTCCAGATCCAGGTTCTCGAGGTCAGCAATTCCACAAGGTGCATTATTGTTAttcttattattatcattatttccaGTCACTTGATTTGTACTGTGAGCAATGCCACTGTATGAGACGTTATTTAGTGCTGAACCATTAAGGAAAAGCGAAGAAGAATCGAAAATTTCTTCGCACAACAAAGAATCATTGATGCCACTAAAATCAGGGTTTTCCACAGCCTGAGATTCGCCAGCCAACCATGCATGGCATCCCACATCATCCTCAGGATGAACACTAGGTGCAGGGACATCGGGTGCTCTTTTAATAATGTCTTCTTCCTGGAACACAAAAATTAAACCTGGGTAAGAATTATGTATGGGATGAAATGAATTTGAGCTGTAATTAGTTAATTTTAATCATACTTTGTTAAATTCAGGTCACTCACCCGGACAGAGAACTGAAATACCATTTCATCAGCAGCATCATCAAATGTATCAGATTTCTTATGCCGTGGTGGATTGGGAGGATTTGTAATGGGGGTCCTTGGACTAGCATGAAGTGCCAAAATATCAGAATCTTCAACAGTAAGACCATCATCATTCATGTCAGTTTGCTTCGGCTGTTGGTAGAAAATTTTGGAAACCACATATTCACCGTCTTTTTCATCTTCATCAGTGCCCAGATGATATTGATGCATTACCCAATTGGATTTATCAGGCTTGGACCCCTTCTTTGCGCTTTTATAAAGAACCATGATTTTCTTGCAGCCTTTCTGTACTCCATTTTCCATCACAGATTTAGTCTTGCCTGTCTTGTGCCAGCGGACATGATCCTCATTTGAACCTTGCCCATTGTGGACCTTGCGACGCTTCCTTTGACCAGTAGCATAAGCATTGATCGTTCTGTGAAAAAAATGGACACTGCTTCCATCTTTCTTAGCACCTGAAACCAAATTTGAAAACAGTGATCAGAAATTCAGATAAAAGTTTGATTCATCATCCAACCTTCAGATTGCTGCTGTTCAGTATGAATGAACTCGAACAGAGAAGCCAACATAGTGGAACTTGGGACTTTGCCCAAGTGGAAAGATGCACCGCTCCTTACCAGGAAGGTTTTCAGGGTGGGTATAGCAAATCCCTTTGTCGTCAACCAATGTAGGAATGAATTCATCTATGAATGCTTGCGGTTTTGAGTCTCCAACACCACATTTAGCAGCTAAATGTTCTAAAATCTCTGCATCTGATGGATCAAACTTTACACCAGCAGGAAGACCAGGCCAATCATGAGAAACCTGAAAAGTAAAACCTCCGAACAAGACATTCCTTAGAGCAATGAAATGCACCATAAAAATTGAGAGCCAGCCACAGTTCCATGATATATTGCAATATCAATTTTGACAAGCTCAAAAGaggggagggagagagagagagagagagagagagagagagatcataAGTAaaatgggaaaaggaaaaaaaggcaAATCATCCAGAAAAGGCAATAACATAAAGAGCAAATGATATTTTGAACTTACATCACTGTTATCTATGAAATGATGGCAATTTGGGCATTCACAATTCGCTCCATAGTCTTTGATTTGATAAGTAGAAGCTCGAGCGGGATTTCTCAC
The Hevea brasiliensis isolate MT/VB/25A 57/8 chromosome 15, ASM3005281v1, whole genome shotgun sequence genome window above contains:
- the LOC110648528 gene encoding SUPPRESSOR OF GAMMA RESPONSE 1, whose translation is MARAWLIDSRTIARKVRNPARASTYQIKDYGANCECPNCHHFIDNSDVSHDWPGLPAGVKFDPSDAEILEHLAAKCGVGDSKPQAFIDEFIPTLVDDKGICYTHPENLPGAKKDGSSVHFFHRTINAYATGQRKRRKVHNGQGSNEDHVRWHKTGKTKSVMENGVQKGCKKIMVLYKSAKKGSKPDKSNWVMHQYHLGTDEDEKDGEYVVSKIFYQQPKQTDMNDDGLTVEDSDILALHASPRTPITNPPNPPRHKKSDTFDDAADEMVFQFSVREEDIIKRAPDVPAPSVHPEDDVGCHAWLAGESQAVENPDFSGINDSLLCEEIFDSSSLFLNGSALNNVSYSGIAHSTNQVTGNNDNNKNNNNAPCGIADLENLDLDTPPDLQLADLQFSSQDLQFSSQDSILGWIDRL